A region of Sebaldella sp. S0638 DNA encodes the following proteins:
- the fusA gene encoding elongation factor G has protein sequence MAREVALKDTRNIGIMAHIDAGKTTTTERILFYTGVTHKIGEVHEGAATMDWMEQEQERGITITSAATTCFWKNHRINIIDTPGHVDFTVEVERSLRVLDGAVAVFSAVDGVQPQSETVWRQADKYKVPRMAFFNKMDRVGADFDMCVNDIKEKLGGNALPIQLPIGAEEAFEGVIDLIQMKELLFIDETMGANYDVKEIRADLVDKAKEAREHMIESIVETDDELMEKYFGGEEISEAELIKALRKATIEGLVVPCVCGTAFKNKGIQPLLDKVVEIMPSPEDVGEVKGTNPKTDEEITRKPSDDEKFAALAFKIMTDPFVGKLAFFRVYSGILEKGSYVLNSTKGKKERMGRLLQMHANKREEKDEVHAGDIAAAVGLKDTTTGDTLCDESAPIILEKMEFAEPVIQVAVEPKTKADQEKMGTALSKLAEEDPTFKVTSNQETGQTLIAGMGELHLEILVDRMKREFKVEANVGKPQVAYRETIIGEANVETKYAKQSGGRGQYGHVKIIVEPNNGKGYEFVNKISGGAIPREYIPAVDKGIQEAMEAGVVAGYPVQDIKVTLYDGTYHEVDSSEMAFKIAGSMAVKDGMRKATPILLEPIFKVEVTTPEEYMGDVIGDLNSRRGQVSGMTDRNGAKIVNAHVPLSEMFGYATDLRSKTQGRASYSMEFEKYEQVPTNIANQIVAERKG, from the coding sequence CCGGAAAAACAACAACAACAGAGAGAATTTTATTTTATACAGGAGTTACTCATAAAATAGGAGAAGTTCACGAAGGTGCCGCTACAATGGACTGGATGGAACAGGAGCAGGAAAGAGGAATCACAATTACATCTGCTGCGACTACATGTTTCTGGAAAAATCACAGAATTAACATAATAGACACACCAGGGCACGTGGACTTCACGGTAGAGGTAGAAAGATCTCTAAGAGTATTAGATGGTGCTGTTGCGGTTTTTTCTGCAGTTGACGGAGTTCAGCCGCAGTCTGAAACAGTATGGAGACAAGCTGATAAATATAAGGTTCCAAGAATGGCGTTCTTTAATAAAATGGACAGAGTCGGTGCCGACTTTGATATGTGTGTTAATGATATTAAAGAAAAACTTGGAGGAAATGCACTTCCAATACAGCTTCCAATAGGAGCTGAAGAAGCGTTCGAAGGTGTAATCGACTTAATACAAATGAAAGAACTGCTTTTCATTGACGAAACAATGGGAGCAAACTATGATGTGAAGGAAATAAGAGCAGACTTAGTTGATAAAGCAAAAGAAGCAAGAGAACACATGATAGAATCTATTGTTGAAACTGACGATGAGTTAATGGAAAAATATTTCGGCGGAGAAGAAATTTCAGAAGCAGAATTAATAAAAGCATTAAGAAAAGCTACAATAGAAGGATTAGTAGTACCTTGTGTATGCGGAACTGCATTTAAAAACAAAGGAATACAGCCTTTACTTGATAAAGTAGTAGAAATAATGCCTTCACCTGAAGATGTAGGAGAAGTAAAAGGTACTAACCCTAAAACAGATGAAGAAATCACAAGAAAGCCGTCTGATGATGAAAAGTTCGCAGCTTTAGCATTTAAGATCATGACAGATCCTTTCGTAGGAAAACTTGCTTTCTTCAGAGTGTACTCAGGAATACTTGAAAAAGGTTCTTATGTACTGAATTCTACTAAAGGTAAGAAAGAAAGAATGGGAAGACTGCTTCAGATGCATGCTAACAAAAGAGAAGAAAAAGATGAAGTTCACGCAGGAGATATAGCAGCAGCAGTAGGATTGAAAGATACTACTACAGGAGATACACTATGTGACGAATCAGCTCCGATTATACTTGAAAAAATGGAATTCGCAGAACCGGTTATCCAGGTAGCCGTAGAACCTAAAACAAAAGCTGATCAGGAAAAAATGGGAACAGCACTATCTAAACTTGCAGAAGAAGATCCTACTTTCAAGGTGACAAGTAACCAAGAAACAGGACAGACACTAATAGCAGGAATGGGAGAATTACACTTGGAAATTCTGGTAGACAGAATGAAAAGAGAATTCAAAGTAGAAGCTAATGTTGGTAAACCACAGGTTGCCTACAGAGAGACTATCATTGGTGAAGCTAATGTAGAAACTAAGTATGCTAAACAATCAGGTGGTAGAGGTCAATACGGACACGTTAAAATAATAGTAGAACCAAATAACGGAAAAGGTTACGAATTCGTTAATAAAATTTCTGGAGGGGCAATCCCGAGAGAATATATTCCAGCAGTAGACAAAGGTATACAGGAAGCAATGGAAGCAGGAGTAGTAGCTGGATATCCAGTACAAGACATAAAAGTAACATTATATGACGGAACTTACCATGAAGTGGATTCGAGCGAAATGGCATTTAAAATCGCAGGATCGATGGCGGTAAAAGACGGTATGAGAAAAGCAACTCCAATATTACTTGAACCTATCTTCAAAGTAGAAGTAACTACACCAGAAGAGTACATGGGAGACGTAATAGGAGATCTTAACTCAAGAAGAGGTCAGGTTTCAGGAATGACAGACAGAAACGGAGCAAAAATAGTAAATGCACATGTACCGTTATCAGAAATGTTCGGATATGCAACTGACTTAAGATCAAAAACACAAGGTAGAGCATCATATTCAATGGAATTTGAAAAATATGAACAAGTACCTACAAACATAGCTAACCAAATAGTAGCTGAAAGAAAAGGATAA